The proteins below come from a single Epinephelus moara isolate mb chromosome 19, YSFRI_EMoa_1.0, whole genome shotgun sequence genomic window:
- the LOC126407018 gene encoding zinc finger protein OZF-like encodes MKRLCEALLQELRRLLEEQQELRQYAAVEPRRDSAPPAAEGDPQVEVSHQSDAPEAESSQSEQMSTAGGRRSFSCSVCSSSFSRRTNLSAHLRVHSRERPFTCSTCGKTFSARSSVRVHQLTVHGEQRPHRCPHCGKVFGTRSHLRTHLTSSWGRHGQTLTCSSCGETLVARCRLREHRLTCQKTDDRFRCAECGKEFSKHSYLSAHRRVHLKDKPFKCPTCQKGFTTRRSVHVHQLTVHRGLKPFTCSVCRKTFSQRSGLTAHLRTHTGERPHACEQCGNSFSSRSSLSVHRRVHTGEKAFSCDTCGKSFNVSANLRRHQLVHSGRRAFSCTVCGRSFTQAGHLKVHRTVHSSEWAFICNACGKGFRQRSALLVHERGHAGIKPHSCSECGKRFSSSTSLRRHQLAHSGQRAHTCDECGKSFTSAHILKTHLQLHGASKAFSCDVCGRGYSSLSYLKTHRRSHSEGKPFSCAQCQKSFSTQASMKLHERTHSGEKPYVCEVCGKSFSVSQNLVRHKRVHSGEKPFECGVCRKRFSQNNNLKSHQLVHTGQKPFSCSACARSFTSMRSLREHKCVAAE; translated from the exons ATGAAGAGGCTCTGTGAGGCGCTCCTGCAGGAGCTGAGGAGGCtgctggaggagcagcaggagctcAGACAAT acgCCGCCGTCGAGCCTCGGCGGGACTCCGCCCCCCCTGCAGCTGAAGGAGACCCTCAGGTGGAGGTCAGCCACCAGTCAGACGCTCCCGAAGCTGagagcagccaatcagagcagatgTCTACGGCGGGCGGCAGGCGGAGCTTCAGCTGCAgcgtctgcagcagcagcttctccaGACGGACCAACCTGAGCGCTCACCTGCGTGTCCACAGCCGCGAGCGTCCCTTCACCTGCTCCACGTGCGGGAAGACTTTCTCCGCCCGCAGCAGCGTCAGAGTCCACCAGCTCACCGTGCACGGTGAGCAGCGGCCCCACAGGTGTCCTCACTGCGGCAAGGTGTTCGGCACCCGCAGCCACCTCAGGACGCACCTGACGTCCAGCTGGGGACGCCACGGACAGACGCTCACCTGTTCGTCCTGCGGCGAGACGCTGGTGGCGAGGTGCCGCCTCCGAGAGCACAGGCTCACCTGTCAGAAGACAGACGATAGGTTCAGGTGTGCAGAGTGCGGGAAGGAGTTCTCCAAACACAGTTACCTGTCTGCGCACCGCAGAGTCCACCTGAAGGACAAACCCTTCAAATGTCCCACCTGTCAGAAAGGTTTCACCACACGCCGCAGCGTCCACGTCCACCAGCTGACCGTCCACAGAGGATTGAAGCCGTTCACCTGCAGCGTCTGCAGGAAGACCTTCAGCCAGCGCAGCGGCCTCACGGCTCACCTGAGGACGCACACAGGTGAGCGGCCGCACGCCTGCGAGCAGTGTGGGAACTCTTTCTCCAGCAGGAGCAGCCTGTCGGTGCACCGCCGCGTCCACACCGGAGAGAAGGCGTTCAGCTGCGACACCTGCGGGAAGAGCTTCAACGTGTCTGCCAACCTGCGGCGCCACCAGCTCGTCCACTCAGGCCGCCGGGCGTTCAGCTGCACCGTGTGTGGCCGCAGCTTCACGCAGGCCGGACACCTGAAGGTGCACCGCACCGTGCACAGCAGTGAATGGGCGTTCATCTGCAACGCCTGTGGGAAGGGCTTCAGACAGCGCAGCGCCCTGCTGGTGCACGAGCGCGGCCACGCCGGCATCAAACCGCACAGCTGCAGCGAGTGCGGAAAACGCTTTTCCTCGTCCACGTCGTTAAGACGCCACCAGCTGGCTCACAGCGGGCAGAGAGCTCACACCTGTGACGAGTGCGGGAAGAGCTTCACCAGCGCCCACATCCTGAAGACTCACCTGCAGCTGCACGGCGCCAGCAAAGCGTTCTCCTGCGACGTGTGCGGCCGCGGCTACAGCTCACTGAGCTACCTGAAGACGCACCGCCGCAGCCACTCGGAGGGGAAACCGTTCAGCTGCGCTCAGTGTCAGAAAAGCTTCTCCACGCAGGCCAGCATGAAGCTGCACGAGCGCACGCACAGCGGAGAGAAACCGTACGTCTGCGAGGTCTGCGGGAAGAGCTTCAGCGTGTCACAGAACCTCGTCAGACACAAGCGCGTCCACAGCGGAGAGAAGCCGTTTGAGTGCGGCGTCTGCAGGAAGAGATTCAGTCAGAACAACAACCTGAAGTCTCACCAGCTGGTTCACACAGGACAGAAACCGTTCAGCTGCTCCGCCTGCGCCCGCAGCTTCACCTCCATGAGGAGCCTCCGAGAGCACAAGTGTGTCGCTGCTGAGTGA